A genomic stretch from Microtus pennsylvanicus isolate mMicPen1 chromosome 9, mMicPen1.hap1, whole genome shotgun sequence includes:
- the Klhl26 gene encoding kelch-like protein 26 isoform X2: MFTGGMREASQAIIQLHGVSARGLRHIIDFAYSAEVTLDLDCVQDVLGAAVFLQMLPVVELCEDFLKAAMSVETCLHIGQMATTFSLASLRESVDAFTFRHFLQIAAEEDFLRLPLERLVFFLQSNRLQSCTEIDLFRAAVRWLQHDPARRARASLVLRHVRFPLMQPAELVDSVQTLDVMLDDALCRQYLLEAFSYHVLPCRQHDMQSPRTAVRSDVTSLVAFGGTPYTDSDRAVSSKVFQLPEPGARHFRELTEMELGCSHAGVAVLDNFVYVAGGQHLQHRSGEGAVDACYRYDPQRNRWLRLRALRESRVQFQLTALGGLLYATGGRNRAGSLASVERYCPRRDSWDFACPLKRRTWGHAGAAAAGRLYISGGYGVSAEDKKAVQCYDPAADRWEPRAPMHEPRVLHAMLGAAGRIYALGGRMDHVDHCFDVLAVEYYVPDTDQWTSVAPMRTGQSEAGCCLLERKIYIVGGYNWRLNNVTGIVQVYNTETDEWERDLHFPESFAGIACAAVLLPRAGHGR, encoded by the coding sequence ATGTTCACCGGTGGCATGCGCGAGGCCAGCCAGGCGATCATCCAGCTGCACGGTGTGTCTGCACGAGGCCTGCGCCACATCATTGACTTCGCCTACAGTGCGGAGGTGACGTTGGACCTGGACTGTGTGCAGGATGTGCTGGGCGCCGCTGTGTTCCTGCAGATGCTGCCAGTGGTGGAGCTGTGCGAGGACTTTCTGAAAGCCGCCATGAGTGTGGAGACATGCCTGCACATTGGACAGATGGCTACCACCTTCAGCCTGGCATCGCTGCGAGAGTCGGTGGATGCCTTCACGTTCCGCCACTTCCTGCAGATTGCCGCTGAGGAGGACTTCCTGCGCCTGCCACTCGAGcgccttgtctttttcctgcaAAGCAACCGGCTGCAGAGCTGCACCGAGATAGACCTGTTCCGCGCTGCTGTGCGCTGGCTGCAGCATGATCCCGCCCGCCGTGCCCGTGCCAGCCTCGTGCTGCGCCATGTGCGCTTCCCACTCATGCAGCCGGCTGAGCTGGTGGACAGCGTGCAGACGCTCGACGTCATGCTGGACGATGCCCTTTGTCGCCAATATCTGCTGGAGGCCTTCAGCTACCACGTGTTGCCTTGTCGCCAGCATGACATGCAGTCGCCGCGAACGGCTGTACGCTCGGATGTAACATCCCTAGTGGCCTTCGGAGGCACACCCTATACCGACAGTGACCGAGCAGTCAGCAGCAAGGTATTTCAGCTGCCTGAGCCTGGGGCCCGCCACTTCCGCGAGCTCACGGAGATGGAGCTAGGCTGCAGCCACGCAGGTGTGGCTGTACTTGATAACTTCGTGTATGTGGCAGGTGGCCAGCACCTGCAGCACCGCAGTGGCGAGGGCGCCGTGGACGCCTGCTACCGCTACGACCCGCAGCGCAATCGCTGGCTGCGACTGAGGGCGCTGCGTGAGAGCCGCGTGCAGTTCCAGCTCACAGCACTGGGTGGACTGTTGTATGCCACTGGTGGCCGCAATCGCGCAGGCAGCCTGGCTTCTGTGGAGCGCTACTGCCCCCGCCGTGACAGCTGGGACTTTGCTTGCCCGCTCAAGCGTCGCACTTGGGGCCATGCGGGCGCTGCAGCTGCTGGTCGCCTTTACATCTCAGGCGGCTATGGTGTCTCTGCTGAGGACAAGAAGGCGGTACAGTGCTACGATCCAGCGGCTGATCGTTGGGAGCCCAGGGCACCTATGCATGAGCCTCGCGTGCTGCACGCTATGCTGGGTGCTGCAGGCCGCATCTATGCCCTAGGTGGCCGCATGGACCATGTGGACCACTGCTTCGATGTGCTTGCGGTGGAGTACTACGTGCCCGATACTGACCAGTGGACCAGTGTGGCCCCTATGCGCACCGGCCAGTCGGAGGCAGGCTGCTGCCTACTGGAAAGGAAGATCTACATTGTGGGTGGCTACAATTGGAGGCTGAACAACGTCACAGGCATTGTGCAGGTGTACAACACTGAGACAGACGAGTGGGAGAGAGACCTACACTTCCCCGAGTCCTTCGCAGGCATTGCCTGTGCCGCTGTCCTGCTGCCCCGCGCTGGCCACGGGAGGTAG